CACGGAGGCAGTGTTGACGTCGACGCCGACGGCGTTCACGCAGTCCTCGACCACCGCGTCCAGGCCGCGTGCCAGTTTCAGCTGCGACACGTCGTGCTGGTACTGGCCGACGCCGATGGATTTCGGATCGATCTTCACCAACTCCGCCAGCGGGTCCTGCAAGCGACGGGCAATCGACACCGCGCCACGGATCGACACGTCGAGGTCCGGGAATTCCTTGGAAGCCAGTTCCGACGCCGAGTAAACCGATGCACCGGCCTCGGAGACCATGACTTTGGTCATCTTCATGGCGGGGTATTTTTTGATCAGCTCGGCAGCAAGCTTGTCGGTTTCGCGGCTGGCGGTGCCGTTGCCGATGGCGATCAGGTCGACTGAATGCTTGGCGCACAGGGCGGCGAGCACGGCGAGGGTCTGGTCCCACTTGTTGTGCGGTACGTGCGGGTAAACCGTGGCGTGATCCAGCAGCTTGCCGGTGGCATCGACCACGGCGACCTTGCAACCGGTGCGCAGGCCCGGGTCGAGGCCCAGGGTGGCGCGCGGGCCGGCCGGGGCCGACAGCAGCAAGTCGTGCAGGTTGTGCGCGAACACGTTGATCGCTTCGGTTTCCGCGCCATCGCGCAGTTCACCCAACAGGTCGGTTTCCAAGTGGGTGTAGAGCTTGACCTTCCAGGTCCAGCGCACCACTTCGCCCAGCCATTTGTCGGCGGCACGGTTCTGGTTCTGGATGCCGAATTGCTGGCCGATCATGCCTTCGCACGGGTGCATGGTGCCTGGCAGTTCATCGCCGACTTTCAGCGCGGAACTGAGGATGCCTTCGTTGCGGCCACGGAAAATCGCCAGCGCGCGGTGCGACGGCATGCTTTTCAGCGGTTCGTCGTGTTCGAAGTAGTCGCGGAACTTGGCGCCTTCCTCTTCTTTGCCGGCGATGACGCGGGCACTTAGGGTGGCTTCCTGCTTGAGGTAGTTGCGCAACTTGTCCAGCAGGCCCGCGTCTTCGGCGAAGCGTTCCATGAGGATGTACTTGGCGCCTTCAAGGGCGGCTTTCACATCGGCCACGCCTTTTTCGGCGTCGATGAAGCGCGCGGCTTCGGCTTCAGGGTTCAGGGTCGGGTCGTTGAACAGGCCATCGGCCAGCTCGCCGAGGCCGGCTTCCAGGGCGATCTGGCCCTTGGTGCGGCGCTTCTGCTTGTACGGCAGGTACAAGTCTTCGAGGCGGGTCTTGGTGTCGGCGAGTTTGATGTCGCGTTCGAGTTGCGGGGTCAGTTTGCCCTGCTCTTGGATGCTGGCGAGGATGCTGATCCGCCGTTCGTCGAGTTCTCGCAGGTAGCGCAAACGCTCTTCCAGATGACGCAACTGGATGTCATCGAGGCTGCCGGTCACTTCTTTCCGGTAGCGGGCGATGAAGGGAACGGTAGAGCCTTCATCGAGTAGCGCGACGGCCGCTTCGACCTGTTGTGGGCGTACACCGAGTTCCTCGGCGATGCGGCTGTTGATGCTGTCCATAAAACCACCTGACAAATTGTGAAAGCAGGCTCGCAGGCGCAGAGATAAGGGCTCGGCGAGTCTGGTTGAGCGGCCTGGCGTGCGCCGCTACCTGAGCCAACAGGCTTCCCGTTGACCCGTGAAATCGAACAATTACTGCCGGCGCCATGAAAAAAAAGCGGCTGCTTGCAGTAACGATCAGACGTTGCCTGACACAAAAGGCCGCGCATTATAACCAGCGTTCTGTCCATTCGGGGGCATCGCGGGTTGTAGGCACAATGCCCGGTTTTCTGGCGGT
The window above is part of the Pseudomonas sp. B21-048 genome. Proteins encoded here:
- a CDS encoding Tex family protein codes for the protein MDSINSRIAEELGVRPQQVEAAVALLDEGSTVPFIARYRKEVTGSLDDIQLRHLEERLRYLRELDERRISILASIQEQGKLTPQLERDIKLADTKTRLEDLYLPYKQKRRTKGQIALEAGLGELADGLFNDPTLNPEAEAARFIDAEKGVADVKAALEGAKYILMERFAEDAGLLDKLRNYLKQEATLSARVIAGKEEEGAKFRDYFEHDEPLKSMPSHRALAIFRGRNEGILSSALKVGDELPGTMHPCEGMIGQQFGIQNQNRAADKWLGEVVRWTWKVKLYTHLETDLLGELRDGAETEAINVFAHNLHDLLLSAPAGPRATLGLDPGLRTGCKVAVVDATGKLLDHATVYPHVPHNKWDQTLAVLAALCAKHSVDLIAIGNGTASRETDKLAAELIKKYPAMKMTKVMVSEAGASVYSASELASKEFPDLDVSIRGAVSIARRLQDPLAELVKIDPKSIGVGQYQHDVSQLKLARGLDAVVEDCVNAVGVDVNTASVALLARISGLNATLAQNIVSHRDEHGAFKTRAALKKVARLGEKTFEQAAGFLRVMNGDNPLDSSAVHPEAYPLVQRIAAETDRDIRSLIGDASFLKRLDPKKYTDETFGLPTVTDILQELEKPGRDPRPEFKTAEFQEGVEDLKDLQLGMILEGVVTNVTNFGAFVDIGVHQDGLVHISALSEKFIKDPREAVKAGDVVKVKVMEVDIPRKRVGLSMRMSDTPGEKIDGARGARPGSAPRQSQNTAPRKETTAAAPANNAMASLFANAKQLKKR